The nucleotide window TTTAAAATCTGAAAACCAGCTCGCCGACTTCAATGTAGAGCCAATTGACGATGACCGCTTACAAGCTTACACGACTACGCTAGATAGCTGGTTTGACGCCTCTATTCTCAAGACACTTGAAAAAGTGACAGGCCAAAAACGCAAGGAATGGCCCATCCCACTCCTGCGGATAGGCTTTGATACCCTAATCGACCACGTATCGCGACGTTCACATAGCGAAGCCTATGAGACCGGCTGGTGGATTGCTCTGGGCTATTGCATCCGTCCAGGTTTTGGCTCGCCACTCGATGACTTCCGTATGGAGCAACTCGAAACGCTCCTTGAAATAGGCTTTGCTCATTCGGAATCGAAGGCAGTCCAAGAGCAATCCCTCATCTGCTGGCGCCGCGCGGCAGCCGGACTTAACAAAACGTTGCAGTGCAATTTATATGATATTCATGTAAAGCAGGCCCTCGCTGGAACAAAGCGCGGCTTGGAAGCGGTTAAGTTGCTCGTGTCACTTGAACGTATCGAGATCGACCAAAAAACCCGAGTCGCTGAATTCTTGATCGGACAAATCGCTGAACCCAAGCCTTGGAACGCAGAAGCCTATCTGTGGTGCCTGCAACGCCTCCTGGCACGTCATCCCTTCCACGCCGGATCCGAATGCGTCATGCCGGCACGAGCCACTTTGGGTTACATCAATGAGATCCTTTCACGAGCCTCCACTCTCCCGAAGTCTTTCCTCGAACAGCTCTTGATCAATGCAGCGCGCATCACCAAAGATCCCGCGATAGATCTTCCTAAACCCGACCGCGATCGCTTGATTGAGCAGGCGCAAAGAATGGGTCTAGCAGCTTCAGCTCTGGAGCCCTTGAGAGAATTTGCACCCATCCGGCGCACGGAAATTCAACAACAATTCGGTGAAGCTCTGCCGGTAGGTTTGAGACTGATTTAGACGTTTATGTTCGCGGCATCGTGGCCGTGAAAAATGGCAGATATTCTCAATACGATAAGCAACCGTGAAGCTGGGACTACACTCAGCTTTTAGGGTAAGAATTTGTGAATTAGTTTATCGCTTAGAGACTGGCAATACCTCTGCATGCGTTTACGACTTTCATAATAGTTCAAATCGACATGCCAGAGATCCAGCGCGAAGCCTTTCCTCACTACCTGGGACTGAATCCCGATGAACAATCCATTTGCCTCAAGGAATTGGGTTTTAACGACCTCGCCGAGCTCATGGCGATACCCACCAAGGAGCGCCTTGAGTCCATGGATTTACCCAAAGGAGCCGATCTAGAAGGCACCTTATTAAGATTAAAGGAAATTGCCGGAAAAAACCGGACACGCCTCCACTTTTTAGGGGACGGCTTACCGGTTTGGAAAACTCAGAGTGTCGTGTCTCATGTATCAGGACTACGCAGACTCGCCACGGCTTACACACCCTATCAACCGGAACGCAGCCAGGGCACCCTGCTGACCCAATGGATTTACCAATGCCTGTTGTCACAGATAACTGGATTCGAAGCGGTCAACGCGTCTCTCTATGAAAGATCCACCGCAATATTTGAAGGCATCTGCTGCGCCCTCAGGTTGAAAAGAAAGACTTCGAAGGTGTGGATCTCCGAAGCGATTTACCCTGGTGATCGTGCAGTCATCGAAACCCTCGCACGCGACACAGATATCGAAATAGGCTGGGTGCCGGTGGACGCCCAGACCGGCAGAATCGACATCGCAACACTTGATACCCTAGGCATCGAGGCCACAGCAGCTCTCGTATTTCCTCAGATCAATACCTTCGGAAATCTTGAGGAAGTCGATGCGCTCACCAACTGGGCTCATACCAACCAACTGCTCGCTATCGCTATCATCGACCCCATGCTGCTCGCCACCGGCGGCCTCAAAGCTCCCGTTAATTTTGGAGAGAAAGGTGCAGATATTATCGTCGGCGAAGCACAGCACCTCGCCATAGGCCCCAACTTTGGCGGCCCAGGCTTGGGCCTTTTTGGCGTGCGTTTCAACGACCAGCAAAAATCACACATTCGTCAAACGCCCGGTCGGTTCGTAGGCGAAGGTAAGGATGTCGACGGGAAAGACTGTCATGTCATGGTTCTGTCGACGCGCGAACAACACATCCGCAGAGACAAGGCGACATCGAATATTTGTTCCAATCAAGCATTCCTCGCAACCTTGGCCGGAGCGGCGATGCTAGAGCGCGGTGAGAACGGATGGCAAAACGACGTCACTCAAGCCCGAGCTCAGGCTCAGATGATTGCTCAACAGCTTTCTGGACTCGACGGCGTGGACCTCGCTTTCCCAGAGACACCATTCTTCAACGAATTTACCGTCAAAATAAGCAAGCTGTCAGAGTTAGTGTTACAACAAGACGGCCTCATACCGGGGGTCGTGATCACCGAGCGCATCCCGAATGCTGAACCCGCTGCGATTTACCTAAAAATCAGCCTATCCGACATCCACGACGAGACGGATTGCACACGTTTGATCAGCCATTTCGAAAAGGTGTTTGCTCCAGCCCAGGGAGATCCTCTGCCAACGCCAGGGATTCCTGCTCATCTTATGCGCAGCGACGCGGTGGAGCTTCCGGAAATGACCCCAGAGGCTGTCAAAGACCTTTATAGTTCCTTCGACAGACTCAATATGGCACCCGAAGAAGCCTGCTACCCCTTGGGCTCCTGCACCATGAAGTATAACCCCTATCTCAATGAGTTAGCGGCTTCTCTTCCGGGATTCACCGAACTCCATCCTCAAGTCCCTCTCGAGGACGCGCAGGGTTGCCTGGAGGTACTTTGGGAAACGCAAGAATGGTTTCGGAAAATCACGGGATTAGCAGGCGTCACGACCCAGCCCGTAGCCGGAGCTCAGGGTGAGCTCGTTGGACTCAAACTATTCCAAGCTTACCACCGCGATCACAGCGCAACAGAACGGGATATAATCATCATCCCCAAATCAGCACATGGCACCAACTTCGCAACGGCAATCGTAGCGGGCTATCCAGACAAAAAGCTCAAGGATCGCCCCAGTGGCATCGCTCTGCTCAATGCAGATTCCACAGGCTGCGTCGACATGGGTCAGCTACAGGAGATCCTTGACCAACATGG belongs to Opitutales bacterium and includes:
- the gcvPB gene encoding aminomethyl-transferring glycine dehydrogenase subunit GcvPB, which translates into the protein MPEIQREAFPHYLGLNPDEQSICLKELGFNDLAELMAIPTKERLESMDLPKGADLEGTLLRLKEIAGKNRTRLHFLGDGLPVWKTQSVVSHVSGLRRLATAYTPYQPERSQGTLLTQWIYQCLLSQITGFEAVNASLYERSTAIFEGICCALRLKRKTSKVWISEAIYPGDRAVIETLARDTDIEIGWVPVDAQTGRIDIATLDTLGIEATAALVFPQINTFGNLEEVDALTNWAHTNQLLAIAIIDPMLLATGGLKAPVNFGEKGADIIVGEAQHLAIGPNFGGPGLGLFGVRFNDQQKSHIRQTPGRFVGEGKDVDGKDCHVMVLSTREQHIRRDKATSNICSNQAFLATLAGAAMLERGENGWQNDVTQARAQAQMIAQQLSGLDGVDLAFPETPFFNEFTVKISKLSELVLQQDGLIPGVVITERIPNAEPAAIYLKISLSDIHDETDCTRLISHFEKVFAPAQGDPLPTPGIPAHLMRSDAVELPEMTPEAVKDLYSSFDRLNMAPEEACYPLGSCTMKYNPYLNELAASLPGFTELHPQVPLEDAQGCLEVLWETQEWFRKITGLAGVTTQPVAGAQGELVGLKLFQAYHRDHSATERDIIIIPKSAHGTNFATAIVAGYPDKKLKDRPSGIALLNADSTGCVDMGQLQEILDQHGPHIAGIMVTNPNTGGVLEKNFRKMADAVHAVGGLVYMDGANMNAIAGWLDLSKLGVDAVHNNTHKTWSIPHGGGGPGDAFVGVSERLAPYLPGVQINKNADGSFTPTPAEHSIGSVHRHWGNFAHKVRAYTYLLRLGSDGVPAMSANAVLAARTLKRLLSDTFPFLPEGTEDVPRMHEFIITLPEEDFQKLEAAGIARGQAIMGFGKLLLDLGYHAPTVAFPEPLGLMFEPTESYTLAELERLAQAVKTVRDLYLEAPALLAGAPWLMPTRRVDEVAANRNVVMSRNLKEGLPPIPELQPDTERLFDQSIETLKERIKNAAAKPTCV